In Helianthus annuus cultivar XRQ/B chromosome 3, HanXRQr2.0-SUNRISE, whole genome shotgun sequence, a single window of DNA contains:
- the LOC110932486 gene encoding uncharacterized protein LOC110932486 translates to MEVGCRCFEFVPLKSFKELCLAQPDPDLVCLVKGCKWLPSKCKIFAWRAGLDCIPTKQALVRRNIISDSDECVFCQEAQESVDHLFTGCIVAMKVWSGISSWIKSPPLFAFSFKDLMDFYLSSGGGAPAKDVIRGIIIAACWFIWKARNEKIFNNGKGDWLEIVGMVKSYSFFWFKNRCKFKDLDWVEWCKFPLYML, encoded by the coding sequence ATGGAAGTGGGATGCCGATGCTTCGAGTTTGTTCCGTTAAAGTCCTTCAAGGAGTTATGCTTGGCTCAGCCGGATCCGGATTTGGTATGTTTGGTTAAAGGTTGTAAGTGGCTGCCATCTAAGTGTAAAATCTTTGCTTGGAGAGCGGGCCTGGATTGCATTCCTACTAAACAGGCTTTGGTTCGAAGAAACATCATTTCCGATTCGGATGAGTGTGTTTTTTGTCAGGAAGCTCAGGAATCTGTGGATCATTTATTTACCGGTTGCATTGTTGCTATGaaagtttggagcggaatcagttcTTGGATCAAAAGTCCTCCTTTATTTGCTTTCAGCTTTAAAGATCTTATGGATTTCTATTTGAGCTCGGGTGGAGGAGCTCCCGCTAAGGATGTCATCCGTGGTATTATCATTGCGGCTTGTTGGTTCATTTGGAAGGCTCGGAACGAGAAGATCTTCAATAATGGTAAAGGGGATTGGTTGGAGATTGTTGGTATGGTTAAGTCCTATAGCTTCTTTTGGTTTAAGAATAGGTGCAAGTTTAAAGATCTAGATTGGGTCGAATGGTGTAAGTTCCctttgtatatgttgtaa